One window of the Salvia miltiorrhiza cultivar Shanhuang (shh) chromosome 6, IMPLAD_Smil_shh, whole genome shotgun sequence genome contains the following:
- the LOC130989922 gene encoding uncharacterized protein LOC130989922 isoform X2 has translation MTQDCSVNKSLSENRDFWFNFDGYWEKIGTWVYKCWDADIVSDKVSKMTFDRIKKHFSDLGYPNPKAICVRDPDKNFKEGLYLIEDEESCRKSLQYIEVLNVEKVEFFIDDDNMPLPDDITPSILLVPTMCSDGNNIESERVQELVDVRVVSQYNWQESEYVNPVGYISEEDDAYDDGEFVSEDNGTETEDDTNVDDDIENLANDSGYFMLGRTFADVKEAREAIHEYGVKFGYKLKFVKNDTTRVRVHCGNELNCPFKLFISKDGEKGGMVVKTAALEVMHQLSLPLVKSYRADLGRRECEHPMNPNHQVTLSLGKVKFNVAVFARARVTIKEVVPKK, from the exons ATGACTCAAGATTGTTCCGTCAACAAAAG CTTGTCCGAGAATAGAGATTTTTGGTTTAATTTTGATGGCTATTGGGAAAAAATTGGAACTTGGGTTTATAAATGTTGGGATGCAGATATTGTGAGTGATAAAGTGAGCAAAATGACTTTTGATCGTATCAAGAAACATTTTTCTGACTTGGGGTATCCGAATCCTAAAGCTATATGTGTTCGTGACCCTgataaaaatttcaaagagggTTTGTATCTAATTGAGGATGAAGAGTCTTGTAGGAAATCTCTACAATATATTGAGGTACTTAATGTGGAAAAAGTTGAGTTCTTTATTGATGATGATAATATGCCATTACCAGATGACATTACTCCGAGTATATTGTTAGTTCCTACTATGTGTAGTGATGGTAACAATATAGAGAGTGAAAGAGTACAGGAATTGGTGGACGTAAGAGTTGTTTCACAATATAATTGGCAAGAAAGTGAATATGTCAACCCTGTGGGTTACATTAGTGAAGAAGATGATGCTTATGATGATGGCGAATTTGTTAGTGAAGACAATGGTACTGAAACCGAGGATGATACAAATGTAGATGATGATATTGAGAATTTGGCAAATGATAGTGGATATTTTATGTTGGGGAGGACATTTGCTGATGTAAAAGAGGCACGTGAAGCAATACACGAGTATGGGGTGAAATTTGGATACAAGCTAAAGTTTGTAAAGAATGATACTACTAGAGTAAGAGTGCATTGTGGAAATGAGCTAAACTGTCCGTTTAAGCTTTTCATATCTAAGGATGGCGAGAAAGGTGGTATGGTTGTGAAAACTGCTGCTTTGGAGGTCATGCATCAATTGAGCCTCCCCCTGGTGAAAAGCTACCGGGCAGACCTAGGAAGAAGAGAGTGCGAGCATCCAATGAACCCAAATCATCAGGTAACACTCTCTCTAGGAAAGGTCAAATTCAACGTTGCAGTATTTGCAAGAGCACGAGTCACAATAAAAGAAGTTGTCCCCAAGAAATAA
- the LOC130989925 gene encoding putative glucose-6-phosphate 1-epimerase isoform X1 → MVALPMTWSFSAATTRRVSRFSGVAMASAGAKVENVKVDKGLGDLPKVILTSAHGSEAELYLYGGCVTSWKVASKDLLFVRPDAVFTGQKPISGGIPHCFPQFGPGAIQQHGFARNMNWSIVSSETVEGNPSITLELKDGPYSRSMWDYSFQALYKVTLDSNALSTELKVINTDEKPFSFTTALHTYFRASVTGASVKGLKGCKTLNKDPDPKNPVEGKEGRELVTFPGFVDCVYLEAPTELQLENGLGGVITIKNTNWSDAVLWNPHLTMESCYKDFVCVENAKVRQNLNFYLHQSLPTSLSLLLTTHCLSKSLCIFEVLKQKILLCILIVA, encoded by the exons ATGGTGGCGCTGCCGATGACATGGTCTTTCTCCGCCGCCACAACTCGCCGAGTCAGCCG ATTTTCTGGTGTAGCAATGGCTTCTGCAGGCGCGAAGGTCGAAAATGTGAAAGTTGATAAGGGATTAGGTGATTTGCCCAAAGTTATTTTGACTTCTGCCCACGGAAG TGAGGCGGAGCTGTACCTCTATGGAGGTTGTGTGACATCATGGAAAGTAGCAAGTAAGGACCTCCTCTTCGTTCGGCCAGATGCCGTGTTTACCGGGCAGAAGCCCATCAG TGGAGGAATACCACACTGTTTTCCGCAGTTTGGACCTGGCGCAATTCAGCAG CATGGATTTGCAAGAAATATGAATTGGTCCATTGTTAGTTCTGAAACTGTGGAGGGGAATCCTTCTATTACCCTGGAGCTGAAAGATGGTCCATACAGCCGTTCTATGTGGGATTACAGTTTCCAAGCTCTATATAAG GTTACTCTTGACAGTAATGCTCTCTCAACGGAGTTAAAAGTAATAAACACTGATGAAAAGCCCTTTTCATTTACTACTGCCCTGCATACATACTTCAGG GCTTCGGTAACAGGGGCATCTGTAAAGGGTTTGAAAGGCTGCAAAACATTGAACAAAGATCCCGATCCAAAAAATCCAGTGGAGGGCAAGGAGGGAAG GGAGCTTGTCACGTTTCCTGGATTTGTGGATTGTGTTTATCTTGAAGCACCTACGGAGCTGCAGCTGGAAAATGGTTTGGGTGGTGTTATTACCATTAAGAATACGAA TTGGTCGGATGCTGTTTTGTGGAACCCGCACCTAACTATGGAGTCGTGTTACAAAGATTTTGTATGCGTTGAAAATGCCAAGGTACGGCAGAACCTCAACTTTTATCTTCATCAGTCACTACCGACTTCCCTCAGTCTATTGTTGACAACACATTGTCTCTCTAAATCTTTATGCATCTTTGAAGTTTTGAAGCAGAAAATCCTCTTATGCATTCTCATTGTTGCTTAA
- the LOC130989925 gene encoding putative glucose-6-phosphate 1-epimerase isoform X3, with the protein MVALPMTWSFSAATTRRVSRFSGVAMASAGAKVENVKVDKGLGDLPKVILTSAHGSEAELYLYGGCVTSWKVASKDLLFVRPDAVFTGQKPISGGIPHCFPQFGPGAIQQHGFARNMNWSIVSSETVEGNPSITLELKDGPYSRSMWDYSFQALYKVTLDSNALSTELKVINTDEKPFSFTTALHTYFRASVTGASVKGLKGCKTLNKDPDPKNPVEGKEGRELVTFPGFVDCVYLEAPTELQLENGLGGVITIKNTNWSDAVLWNPHLTMESCYKDFVCVENAKIGEVQLKPNESWTALQHLSIV; encoded by the exons ATGGTGGCGCTGCCGATGACATGGTCTTTCTCCGCCGCCACAACTCGCCGAGTCAGCCG ATTTTCTGGTGTAGCAATGGCTTCTGCAGGCGCGAAGGTCGAAAATGTGAAAGTTGATAAGGGATTAGGTGATTTGCCCAAAGTTATTTTGACTTCTGCCCACGGAAG TGAGGCGGAGCTGTACCTCTATGGAGGTTGTGTGACATCATGGAAAGTAGCAAGTAAGGACCTCCTCTTCGTTCGGCCAGATGCCGTGTTTACCGGGCAGAAGCCCATCAG TGGAGGAATACCACACTGTTTTCCGCAGTTTGGACCTGGCGCAATTCAGCAG CATGGATTTGCAAGAAATATGAATTGGTCCATTGTTAGTTCTGAAACTGTGGAGGGGAATCCTTCTATTACCCTGGAGCTGAAAGATGGTCCATACAGCCGTTCTATGTGGGATTACAGTTTCCAAGCTCTATATAAG GTTACTCTTGACAGTAATGCTCTCTCAACGGAGTTAAAAGTAATAAACACTGATGAAAAGCCCTTTTCATTTACTACTGCCCTGCATACATACTTCAGG GCTTCGGTAACAGGGGCATCTGTAAAGGGTTTGAAAGGCTGCAAAACATTGAACAAAGATCCCGATCCAAAAAATCCAGTGGAGGGCAAGGAGGGAAG GGAGCTTGTCACGTTTCCTGGATTTGTGGATTGTGTTTATCTTGAAGCACCTACGGAGCTGCAGCTGGAAAATGGTTTGGGTGGTGTTATTACCATTAAGAATACGAA TTGGTCGGATGCTGTTTTGTGGAACCCGCACCTAACTATGGAGTCGTGTTACAAAGATTTTGTATGCGTTGAAAATGCCAAG ATTGGAGAGGTTCAGCTAAAGCCTAATGAATCTTGGACTGCGTTGCAACATTTAAGCATCGTTTGA
- the LOC130989925 gene encoding putative glucose-6-phosphate 1-epimerase isoform X4, producing MVALPMTWSFSAATPRRVSRFSGVAMASAGAKVENVKVDKGLGDLPKVILTSAHGSEAELYLYGGCVTSWKVASKDLLFVRPDAVFTGQKPISGGIPHCFPQFGPGAIQQHGFARNMNWSIVSSETVEGNPSITLELKDGPYSRSMWDYSFQALYKVTLDSNALSTELKVINTDEKPFSFTTALHTYFRASVTGASVKGLKGCKTLNKDPDPKNPVEGKEGRELVTFPGFVDCVYLEAPTELQLENGLGGVITIKNTNWSDAVLWNPHLTMESCYKDFVCVENAKIGEVQLKPNESWTALQHLSIV from the exons ATTTTCTGGTGTAGCAATGGCTTCTGCAGGCGCGAAGGTCGAAAATGTGAAAGTTGATAAGGGATTAGGTGATTTGCCCAAAGTTATTTTGACTTCTGCCCACGGAAG TGAGGCGGAGCTGTACCTCTATGGAGGTTGTGTGACATCATGGAAAGTAGCAAGTAAGGACCTCCTCTTCGTTCGGCCAGATGCCGTGTTTACCGGGCAGAAGCCCATCAG TGGAGGAATACCACACTGTTTTCCGCAGTTTGGACCTGGCGCAATTCAGCAG CATGGATTTGCAAGAAATATGAATTGGTCCATTGTTAGTTCTGAAACTGTGGAGGGGAATCCTTCTATTACCCTGGAGCTGAAAGATGGTCCATACAGCCGTTCTATGTGGGATTACAGTTTCCAAGCTCTATATAAG GTTACTCTTGACAGTAATGCTCTCTCAACGGAGTTAAAAGTAATAAACACTGATGAAAAGCCCTTTTCATTTACTACTGCCCTGCATACATACTTCAGG GCTTCGGTAACAGGGGCATCTGTAAAGGGTTTGAAAGGCTGCAAAACATTGAACAAAGATCCCGATCCAAAAAATCCAGTGGAGGGCAAGGAGGGAAG GGAGCTTGTCACGTTTCCTGGATTTGTGGATTGTGTTTATCTTGAAGCACCTACGGAGCTGCAGCTGGAAAATGGTTTGGGTGGTGTTATTACCATTAAGAATACGAA TTGGTCGGATGCTGTTTTGTGGAACCCGCACCTAACTATGGAGTCGTGTTACAAAGATTTTGTATGCGTTGAAAATGCCAAG ATTGGAGAGGTTCAGCTAAAGCCTAATGAATCTTGGACTGCGTTGCAACATTTAAGCATCGTTTGA
- the LOC130989925 gene encoding putative glucose-6-phosphate 1-epimerase isoform X2: MVALPMTWSFSAATPRRVSRFSGVAMASAGAKVENVKVDKGLGDLPKVILTSAHGSEAELYLYGGCVTSWKVASKDLLFVRPDAVFTGQKPISGGIPHCFPQFGPGAIQQHGFARNMNWSIVSSETVEGNPSITLELKDGPYSRSMWDYSFQALYKVTLDSNALSTELKVINTDEKPFSFTTALHTYFRASVTGASVKGLKGCKTLNKDPDPKNPVEGKEGRELVTFPGFVDCVYLEAPTELQLENGLGGVITIKNTNWSDAVLWNPHLTMESCYKDFVCVENAKVRQNLNFYLHQSLPTSLSLLLTTHCLSKSLCIFEVLKQKILLCILIVA, encoded by the exons ATTTTCTGGTGTAGCAATGGCTTCTGCAGGCGCGAAGGTCGAAAATGTGAAAGTTGATAAGGGATTAGGTGATTTGCCCAAAGTTATTTTGACTTCTGCCCACGGAAG TGAGGCGGAGCTGTACCTCTATGGAGGTTGTGTGACATCATGGAAAGTAGCAAGTAAGGACCTCCTCTTCGTTCGGCCAGATGCCGTGTTTACCGGGCAGAAGCCCATCAG TGGAGGAATACCACACTGTTTTCCGCAGTTTGGACCTGGCGCAATTCAGCAG CATGGATTTGCAAGAAATATGAATTGGTCCATTGTTAGTTCTGAAACTGTGGAGGGGAATCCTTCTATTACCCTGGAGCTGAAAGATGGTCCATACAGCCGTTCTATGTGGGATTACAGTTTCCAAGCTCTATATAAG GTTACTCTTGACAGTAATGCTCTCTCAACGGAGTTAAAAGTAATAAACACTGATGAAAAGCCCTTTTCATTTACTACTGCCCTGCATACATACTTCAGG GCTTCGGTAACAGGGGCATCTGTAAAGGGTTTGAAAGGCTGCAAAACATTGAACAAAGATCCCGATCCAAAAAATCCAGTGGAGGGCAAGGAGGGAAG GGAGCTTGTCACGTTTCCTGGATTTGTGGATTGTGTTTATCTTGAAGCACCTACGGAGCTGCAGCTGGAAAATGGTTTGGGTGGTGTTATTACCATTAAGAATACGAA TTGGTCGGATGCTGTTTTGTGGAACCCGCACCTAACTATGGAGTCGTGTTACAAAGATTTTGTATGCGTTGAAAATGCCAAGGTACGGCAGAACCTCAACTTTTATCTTCATCAGTCACTACCGACTTCCCTCAGTCTATTGTTGACAACACATTGTCTCTCTAAATCTTTATGCATCTTTGAAGTTTTGAAGCAGAAAATCCTCTTATGCATTCTCATTGTTGCTTAA